The following nucleotide sequence is from Saccharothrix texasensis.
GTCGGTGTGACCACGCTCCGCTGACCGGGTCCTCCTCCACCGCGCGCCCGGACGGTCGTGCGCGGGCCGCGCTCGACCACGCCCGGCTCGTGCCCGTCAGTCGTTCGCGCGGAGCACCCGCAGGGCGTTGAGGCCGGCGAGCTTGGCGCAGTCGTCCTCGCTCCACCCCCGGTCCAGCAGGGCCCCGACCAGGTCCGGGTAGCGGGAGACGTCCTCCATGCCCTCCGGCAGGGCGCGCGTCCCGTCGTAGTCGCCGCCCAGGCCGATGTGGTCGATGCCGGCCACCTCCCGGGCGTGCTCCAGGTGGGCGACGACGTCGTCCACGGTCACGCGGGGTGTCGGGCCGGCGTCCGGCCACGAGTCCGCGAACCGGTGGCGGGCGTCGAGGTCGTTGTGGTTCTCCCCCGCCGCCTCCATCGCCTCCCGGAGCCGGGCGTCCCAGTCGACGTAGGCCTGCGACAGGAAGTGCGGCACGAACGTCACCATGCACACGCCGTCGTTGTCCCTGAGGCGCGCCAGCACGTCGTCGGGCACGTTGCGGGGGTGGTCGGCGACCGCGCGGCACGACGAGTGGCTGAAGACCACCGGCCGCGCGGAGACCTCCAGGGCGTCCCGCATGGTGGACGGCGCGACGTGCGACAGGTCGACCAGCATCCCGATGCGGTTCATCTCGCGCACCACGTCGCGCCCGAAATCGGTCAGCCCGCCGTGCACCGGCTCGTCGGTCGCCGAGTCCGCCCACGGCGTGTTCTCGTTGTGGGTGAGCGTCATGTAGCGCACGCCGAGCCGCCGCAGCGCGCGCAACACGCCCAACGACCCGTTGATGCTGTGTCCGCCCTCCGCGCCGATCAGGGAGGCTATCCGCCCGTCCCGGAAGGCCCGTTCAGCCTCGTCGGCGGTGGTCGCGATGCGCAGGTGGTCGGGGTAGCGCGCGGCGAGGTCGTGCACCAGGTCGACCTGCTCCAGCACGGCGGTGACGGCTGCGTCGCCCGCCAGCCGGCAGGGCACCCAGACGGACCAGAACTGCACGCCCAACCGGCCCTCGCGCGCCCGCGCCAGGTCGGTCTGCAGGGCGGGCTGCCGGACCGTCAGGTCGACGGTTGAGACAGACGAGACCGGATCACCGGCCG
It contains:
- a CDS encoding dipeptidase → MASTTGRGRAEELLARVPLVDGHNDLPWALRDLVASGQFGEKSTAGDPVSSVSTVDLTVRQPALQTDLARAREGRLGVQFWSVWVPCRLAGDAAVTAVLEQVDLVHDLAARYPDHLRIATTADEAERAFRDGRIASLIGAEGGHSINGSLGVLRALRRLGVRYMTLTHNENTPWADSATDEPVHGGLTDFGRDVVREMNRIGMLVDLSHVAPSTMRDALEVSARPVVFSHSSCRAVADHPRNVPDDVLARLRDNDGVCMVTFVPHFLSQAYVDWDARLREAMEAAGENHNDLDARHRFADSWPDAGPTPRVTVDDVVAHLEHAREVAGIDHIGLGGDYDGTRALPEGMEDVSRYPDLVGALLDRGWSEDDCAKLAGLNALRVLRAND